One genomic window of bacterium includes the following:
- a CDS encoding UDP-N-acetylglucosamine--N-acetylmuramyl-(pentapeptide) pyrophosphoryl-undecaprenol N-acetylglucosamine transferase: MNKFKLDKTDKIMITGGHMTPAFAVIDELQSRGYRNICWVGHKYSQTGDQNLSAEYRIVSSKSIPFIELQSGKVFRSFKGSFRPALKSLLSIPKGFFQARKIVKEESPKVILSFGGYLALPIVIAGKFQKITIYTHEQVIKPGLSNRIISFFAHKVFISWKSSKRFFAEKKLVFTGNPIRQAFVLKREEIQENGGVVNYNWHKFSEKPIADLLLNHYNFRFDATKNSNETKIILILGGNQGSHIINENIFKLLPVILNDFTIIHQTGSSSLTQDYEKAIALKVNLPDQLSQFYLPREFINEYDLAEVLSLADLVISRSGANSSFEYMFMNKHCILIPIPGTSGNEQERQAEFLEELGLAKVIYQKDLTPEILNNRIYDVLEYKRLGKNLNNVGFEDTISKTSLYAKEDAAEKIVDEILSTNQ; the protein is encoded by the coding sequence ATGAATAAATTTAAACTAGACAAAACAGACAAAATAATGATAACTGGAGGGCATATGACACCAGCATTTGCAGTGATAGATGAATTACAAAGTAGGGGATACAGAAATATTTGTTGGGTTGGACATAAGTATTCACAAACTGGAGATCAGAATCTTTCTGCTGAGTATAGGATTGTTAGTTCAAAAAGTATCCCTTTCATTGAGCTTCAAAGTGGAAAAGTTTTCAGAAGTTTCAAAGGCTCATTTCGCCCAGCTCTGAAATCACTGTTATCCATCCCAAAAGGATTTTTTCAAGCAAGAAAAATTGTAAAAGAAGAAAGTCCGAAAGTTATTTTATCGTTTGGAGGCTATCTAGCATTGCCAATTGTTATTGCTGGAAAATTCCAAAAAATCACAATTTATACTCATGAGCAAGTCATTAAACCTGGATTATCAAATAGGATAATATCTTTTTTTGCTCATAAGGTATTTATTAGTTGGAAGAGCTCAAAAAGATTTTTTGCAGAAAAAAAACTAGTATTTACTGGTAATCCTATAAGACAAGCTTTCGTCTTGAAAAGAGAGGAGATTCAGGAAAATGGTGGTGTAGTCAATTATAATTGGCATAAGTTTAGCGAAAAGCCTATAGCTGATTTGCTTTTGAATCATTATAATTTTAGATTTGATGCAACAAAAAATTCCAATGAAACGAAGATTATACTGATATTGGGAGGTAATCAAGGTTCGCACATTATAAACGAGAATATTTTCAAACTATTGCCAGTTATTTTGAATGATTTCACAATTATCCATCAAACTGGATCAAGTAGCTTGACGCAGGATTATGAAAAGGCTATTGCACTGAAAGTAAATCTACCTGATCAACTATCTCAATTTTACTTACCTAGAGAATTTATCAATGAATATGATTTAGCTGAAGTACTTTCATTAGCAGATCTCGTCATTTCAAGAAGTGGAGCGAATTCTAGCTTTGAATATATGTTTATGAACAAACATTGCATTTTGATACCAATTCCCGGAACTTCAGGAAATGAACAGGAACGACAAGCTGAGTTTTTGGAAGAGCTTGGACTTGCCAAAGTGATTTATCAGAAAGACTTAACGCCAGAAATCTTAAATAATAGAATATATGATGTTTTGGAATATAAAAGATTGGGAAAAAATCTGAATAATGTTGGTTTTGAAGATACAATTTCCAAAACAAGTTTGTACGCAAAAGAAGATGCTGCAGAAAAAATTGTTGACGAGATATTGTCTACCAATCAGTAA
- a CDS encoding UvrD-helicase domain-containing protein yields the protein MLDLRLLNEKQKDAVESLTGPVLVLAGAGSGKTKALTYRIANILEQNLATEQEILAVTFTNKAATEMKERVMKLLINSSTSFQHSEEHNSTKAITFMGTFHSICVKILRTDGKKIGTLPNFVIYDEDDAVDAIKSTYEKLGLNIKELNPKAVKATISSAKNELIDTVQFQNLAQGYYQNNVAKVYIEYQKVLKESSALDFDDLIMKVINLFEGSDETLQKYQSKFKYILVDEYQDTNHAQYKLVKLLAEKYKNICVVGDEDQSIYKFRGSDIRNILNFERDFPGCKIIKLEQNYRSTEVILNSANSIIKKNSQRLEKSMWTQVSGGELITQHQAEDEKAESKYIADKIEEIIDNKADQSIVLSIGVLYRSNAQSRNIEEALIQKGIPYRLVGGIRFYERKEIKDVIAYLRVLINPKDTLSLMRIINTPRREVGKKVLSELETLSREHNLSIGELLLDEYSNIQVESHAIGSVIKLFRNLKSKLNEIDLPNFIDYLITETGYKSFLDDGTEEGKARLENIFELKSACEKFVNNEINFEENLSKFLEQIALLESDEMAKEKENRLNYLEEKFKVKVNLMTIHASKGLEFDFVFLPGFEENLFPHSRSLLEVEELEEERRLAYVAVTRARSKLFILHAYTRRYFGAKQTNPLSRFAEDIPEVYKEVEEFDGAYNNFSYSKSSKFDFDDFEFESESKFEKTYPSLGEELKNRKKSYSSKYNNYTAGKKYEDMDNIVTDW from the coding sequence ATGCTTGATCTACGATTACTAAATGAAAAACAAAAAGATGCTGTAGAAAGTTTGACGGGTCCGGTTTTAGTTTTAGCGGGAGCTGGTTCTGGAAAAACAAAAGCTTTGACATATAGAATTGCAAATATTTTGGAACAGAATTTAGCTACAGAACAAGAAATTTTGGCAGTTACATTCACAAATAAAGCTGCTACCGAGATGAAGGAAAGAGTCATGAAACTTTTGATAAATTCAAGCACTTCATTTCAACACTCAGAAGAACACAACAGCACAAAAGCCATTACTTTCATGGGAACTTTTCATTCGATTTGTGTGAAAATATTGAGAACTGATGGAAAGAAAATCGGAACATTGCCAAACTTTGTCATTTATGATGAAGATGATGCAGTAGATGCAATCAAGTCAACTTACGAAAAACTTGGGCTAAATATCAAAGAACTTAACCCTAAAGCTGTAAAAGCTACAATTAGTTCTGCTAAAAACGAACTAATTGACACTGTTCAATTTCAAAATTTGGCTCAAGGATATTATCAAAATAATGTTGCGAAAGTATATATAGAATATCAAAAAGTCTTGAAAGAATCAAGCGCGCTGGATTTTGATGATCTGATAATGAAAGTTATCAATTTGTTTGAAGGTTCAGATGAAACTTTGCAAAAGTACCAAAGTAAATTTAAATATATCTTAGTTGATGAGTATCAAGATACAAATCACGCTCAATACAAACTTGTGAAATTACTTGCAGAGAAGTACAAAAATATTTGCGTTGTTGGTGATGAAGATCAATCAATTTATAAATTTCGAGGTTCAGATATCAGGAATATTCTTAATTTTGAAAGAGACTTTCCTGGTTGCAAGATTATCAAGCTTGAACAAAATTATAGATCAACTGAAGTTATTTTGAACTCTGCAAATTCAATTATCAAAAAAAACTCTCAAAGGCTAGAGAAAAGTATGTGGACTCAAGTTTCTGGAGGTGAACTTATAACTCAACATCAAGCTGAAGATGAAAAGGCGGAATCAAAGTATATTGCAGACAAAATTGAAGAAATTATTGATAATAAAGCTGACCAAAGTATTGTTTTAAGTATTGGCGTGCTTTATAGATCAAACGCTCAATCTAGAAACATTGAAGAAGCTTTGATCCAAAAAGGGATTCCTTATCGACTTGTTGGGGGAATAAGGTTTTATGAAAGAAAGGAAATAAAAGATGTTATTGCTTATTTGCGAGTTTTGATCAATCCAAAAGACACATTATCTTTGATGCGCATAATAAATACTCCTCGTCGTGAAGTTGGGAAGAAAGTGTTGAGTGAGCTTGAAACTTTGTCAAGAGAGCATAATCTTAGTATTGGAGAGCTTTTGCTTGATGAATATAGTAATATTCAAGTTGAATCCCATGCTATAGGTTCGGTAATAAAGTTATTTAGAAATTTGAAAAGCAAGCTAAATGAAATTGATTTGCCTAATTTTATAGATTACTTGATAACTGAAACAGGTTACAAAAGTTTTTTGGATGACGGAACAGAAGAAGGAAAAGCCAGGTTAGAAAATATTTTTGAACTAAAGTCAGCTTGTGAAAAGTTTGTAAACAATGAAATTAATTTTGAAGAAAATCTTTCTAAGTTTTTGGAACAAATTGCACTTTTGGAAAGTGATGAAATGGCAAAGGAGAAGGAAAATAGATTGAATTATTTAGAAGAGAAGTTTAAGGTCAAAGTGAATTTGATGACCATACATGCATCAAAGGGACTAGAGTTTGATTTTGTTTTTTTGCCAGGATTTGAAGAGAATTTATTTCCACATTCAAGAAGTTTGCTTGAAGTAGAAGAACTCGAAGAAGAACGCAGACTTGCGTATGTTGCTGTAACAAGAGCTAGATCAAAGCTTTTTATACTTCATGCATATACCAGAAGATACTTTGGAGCCAAACAAACAAACCCACTGAGTCGTTTTGCTGAAGATATACCAGAAGTTTACAAAGAAGTTGAAGAGTTTGATGGAGCTTATAACAATTTTAGTTACTCAAAAAGTAGTAAATTTGATTTTGATGATTTTGAATTTGAAAGTGAATCTAAATTTGAAAAAACTTATCCGAGCTTAGGTGAAGAATTGAAAAACAGAAAGAAAAGTTACTCTTCAAAGTATAATAATTATACAGCTGGCAAAAAATATGAGGACATGGACAATATAGTTACTGATTGGTAG
- a CDS encoding DUF853 family protein translates to MSTYQNPFSEANQTNSSFVGQNVPADLNEAETNSIFLGEKILNGELLTDQKVKILLKNLNRHGLISGATGTGKTKSLQLLCEQLVSSGVSVLAMDMKGDLSGLSQMGELNSKVQERIDKMRLLWNSKSFPVEFLNISNDLGVKLRSTVSEFGPVLFSKILNLNDTQTSVMSMIFKYCDDNGLLLIDLEDIKKVLTYLTQDGKIEIQKIYGQISPATMNIIMRQIIQLEQQGAADFFGEPSFQVSDLLNNKVNIFNVDKIQDKPMLFSTFMLSLLAEIYGTYPEVGDLEKPKLIIFIDEAHLIFDNATNELKSQLETVIKLIRSKGVGIVFITQHPTDIPESILAQLSLKIQHALRAFTPKDRKDIKLIADNFPITKEYDVEDVLTNLGIGEALVTSLDKNGIPTPTTHALICPPESRMDVITQGEKLDIINSSILVKKYDLKLDPESAEEIIVKRIEEKMARQEEARFETEKKPKSKETFLDQFGDVFDNPLSKQVGRNVKNTIAREITRNLFGMIGIGKK, encoded by the coding sequence ATGTCAACATATCAAAATCCATTTTCGGAAGCAAATCAAACAAATTCAAGTTTTGTAGGTCAAAATGTGCCTGCTGATTTAAATGAAGCTGAGACAAATTCAATTTTTTTAGGTGAAAAAATATTGAATGGGGAACTTTTGACAGATCAGAAAGTAAAAATATTACTAAAAAATTTAAATAGACATGGACTAATTTCTGGTGCAACAGGCACTGGAAAAACGAAGTCCTTGCAATTACTTTGCGAGCAACTCGTTAGTTCTGGAGTATCTGTTCTTGCGATGGATATGAAGGGTGATTTATCAGGACTTTCACAAATGGGAGAACTAAATTCAAAAGTACAAGAAAGAATAGATAAAATGAGACTCCTTTGGAATAGTAAATCATTTCCAGTAGAATTCTTAAACATCTCCAACGACTTGGGTGTCAAACTACGATCAACAGTTTCAGAATTTGGGCCTGTACTTTTTTCTAAAATATTGAATTTAAACGATACTCAAACAAGCGTTATGTCAATGATTTTCAAGTATTGTGATGATAATGGACTTTTGCTAATTGATTTAGAGGATATAAAAAAAGTACTGACATACCTTACTCAAGATGGAAAGATAGAAATACAAAAAATTTACGGGCAAATTTCACCTGCAACGATGAATATAATTATGAGACAAATTATCCAACTTGAACAACAAGGTGCAGCTGATTTTTTTGGAGAACCAAGTTTTCAAGTAAGTGATTTGTTGAATAATAAAGTCAATATATTCAATGTTGATAAAATACAAGATAAACCAATGCTATTTTCTACTTTTATGCTTTCACTACTTGCAGAAATTTATGGAACCTATCCTGAGGTTGGTGATCTGGAGAAACCAAAACTTATAATCTTTATAGATGAAGCACATTTGATTTTTGATAATGCAACCAATGAACTAAAGTCACAACTAGAAACGGTTATCAAACTTATTAGATCAAAAGGGGTTGGGATTGTTTTTATCACTCAACATCCAACGGATATACCAGAAAGCATTTTGGCTCAATTATCTTTGAAAATTCAGCACGCACTTCGAGCCTTTACTCCAAAAGATAGAAAAGATATCAAACTTATTGCAGATAATTTTCCAATTACGAAAGAATATGATGTCGAAGATGTTTTGACAAACCTTGGAATAGGAGAAGCTTTGGTAACTTCATTGGACAAAAATGGCATTCCAACCCCAACAACTCATGCTTTAATTTGTCCCCCAGAAAGTAGAATGGATGTGATAACTCAAGGTGAAAAACTAGACATTATAAATAGCTCAATATTGGTCAAAAAGTATGATCTAAAACTAGATCCTGAATCAGCTGAAGAAATTATCGTGAAGAGAATTGAAGAAAAAATGGCGAGACAAGAGGAGGCTAGATTCGAAACTGAAAAAAAGCCTAAAAGCAAGGAGACATTTTTGGACCAGTTTGGAGATGTTTTTGATAATCCACTAAGTAAGCAAGTTGGGCGAAATGTCAAAAATACAATTGCAAGAGAAATTACCAGAAATTTATTTGGTATGATTGGAATTGGGAAAAAGTAG